In Solenopsis invicta isolate M01_SB chromosome 13, UNIL_Sinv_3.0, whole genome shotgun sequence, one DNA window encodes the following:
- the LOC105202218 gene encoding chymotrypsin-like elastase family member 2A isoform X1 has protein sequence MCRLRCDLLVLLVLVLAEAHCAMIRIIREDHYKCGCPAASQRQPRSILSPKIQPMDGVSLSTTTTTTGRIFNGKPSRRGAWPWQVSLQLLHPKLGFIGHWCGGVLIDPKWVITAAHCIHNELFNLPIGALWTAVVGEWELDSGGRGSARLPVEKVILHERFNNYVHDIDLAVAALMKLARPAPLSKVVRTICLPGPGQDLSGGHCVTSGWGRYGPSPSLSTALLEASVPLLNLEECLQAYGTSVPIRKGHLCAGQIDGSSGSCVGDSGGPLQCRRTDGVWQLVGVTSFGSGCARPGYPDVYTKIQHYLHWINKTIDTDNDD, from the exons ATGTGTCGACTTCGCTGTGATCTGCTCGTCCTGCTGGTGCTCGTTCTAGCAGAGGCCCACTGTGCCATGATAAGAATTATCCGAGAGGATCATTATA AGTGCGGATGTCCAGCAGCGTCACAAAGACAGCCGCGATCGATTCTCTCACCGAAGATTCAGCCGATGGACGGCGTCTCGTTGTCGACAACGACCACCACCACCGGTCGCATCTTCAACGGCAAGCCCAGCAGGAGGGGCGCGTGGCCCTGGCAGGTGTCCCTGCAGTTGTTGCACCCGAAACTGGGCTTTATCGGTCATTGGTGCGGCGGTGTGCTGATCGACCCCAAGTGGGTGATCACCGCCGCCCACTGCATTCACAA cgaACTGTTCAATTTACCCATCGGCGCGCTATGGACGGCGGTGGTCGGCGAATGGGAATTGGACTCAGGAGGACGCGGATCCGCGCGCTTGCCCGTCGAGAAAGTGATTCTTCACGAGAGATTCAATAATTACGTGCACGACATAG ATCTCGCCGTTGCAGCCTTGATGAAACTCGCCAGGCCGGCACCTCTATCCAAGGTTGTACGCACCATCTGTCTGCCTGGACCCGGGCAAGATCTCAGCGGTGGGCACTGCGTGACCTCGGGTTGGGGCCGATACGGTCCCTCGCcttcgctctctaccgctcttctGGAGGCCAGCGTGCCGCTTCTCAACCTGGAGGAGTGCCTGCAGGCCTACGGCACCTCGGTACCCATCAGAAAGGGCCACCTCTGCGCCGGTCAGATCGACGGCTCCTCGGGAAGCTGCGTG GGTGACTCCGGAGGACCTCTGCAGTGTCGTCGTACTGATGGCGTTTGGCAGCTAGTCGGCGTCACATCTTTCGGATCCGGTTGCGCCAGACCGGGCTACCCAGACGTATACACCAAGATACAGCATTACTTGCACTGGATTAACAAGACAATCGATACCGACAACGACGATTAG
- the LOC105202218 gene encoding chymotrypsin-like elastase family member 2A isoform X2, translated as MCRLRCDLLVLLVLVLAEAHCAMIRIIREDHYKCGCPAASQRQPRSILSPKIQPMDGVSLSTTTTTTGRIFNGKPSRRGAWPWQVSLQLLHPKLGFIGHWCGGVLIDPKWVITAAHCIHNELFNLPIGALWTAVVGEWELDSGGRGSARLPVEKVILHERFNNYVHDIALMKLARPAPLSKVVRTICLPGPGQDLSGGHCVTSGWGRYGPSPSLSTALLEASVPLLNLEECLQAYGTSVPIRKGHLCAGQIDGSSGSCVGDSGGPLQCRRTDGVWQLVGVTSFGSGCARPGYPDVYTKIQHYLHWINKTIDTDNDD; from the exons ATGTGTCGACTTCGCTGTGATCTGCTCGTCCTGCTGGTGCTCGTTCTAGCAGAGGCCCACTGTGCCATGATAAGAATTATCCGAGAGGATCATTATA AGTGCGGATGTCCAGCAGCGTCACAAAGACAGCCGCGATCGATTCTCTCACCGAAGATTCAGCCGATGGACGGCGTCTCGTTGTCGACAACGACCACCACCACCGGTCGCATCTTCAACGGCAAGCCCAGCAGGAGGGGCGCGTGGCCCTGGCAGGTGTCCCTGCAGTTGTTGCACCCGAAACTGGGCTTTATCGGTCATTGGTGCGGCGGTGTGCTGATCGACCCCAAGTGGGTGATCACCGCCGCCCACTGCATTCACAA cgaACTGTTCAATTTACCCATCGGCGCGCTATGGACGGCGGTGGTCGGCGAATGGGAATTGGACTCAGGAGGACGCGGATCCGCGCGCTTGCCCGTCGAGAAAGTGATTCTTCACGAGAGATTCAATAATTACGTGCACGACATAG CCTTGATGAAACTCGCCAGGCCGGCACCTCTATCCAAGGTTGTACGCACCATCTGTCTGCCTGGACCCGGGCAAGATCTCAGCGGTGGGCACTGCGTGACCTCGGGTTGGGGCCGATACGGTCCCTCGCcttcgctctctaccgctcttctGGAGGCCAGCGTGCCGCTTCTCAACCTGGAGGAGTGCCTGCAGGCCTACGGCACCTCGGTACCCATCAGAAAGGGCCACCTCTGCGCCGGTCAGATCGACGGCTCCTCGGGAAGCTGCGTG GGTGACTCCGGAGGACCTCTGCAGTGTCGTCGTACTGATGGCGTTTGGCAGCTAGTCGGCGTCACATCTTTCGGATCCGGTTGCGCCAGACCGGGCTACCCAGACGTATACACCAAGATACAGCATTACTTGCACTGGATTAACAAGACAATCGATACCGACAACGACGATTAG
- the LOC105202217 gene encoding polyribonucleotide nucleotidyltransferase 1, mitochondrial isoform X1, whose amino-acid sequence MIALTCFRLPKYRRSVFLTFKNLRKNGNVCYVRFSSASDKNVGTETVTLSDGKHLHFSTGRYARFADGCAVASLGDTSVMVTAVCQRQSSTSSFLPLVVDYRQKAAAAGRIPTNFLRRELGPSEHEILTSRVIDRSIRPLFPEGFYFNTQIMCNMLAIDGMNDPDVIAINGASAALSVSDIPWNGPVGAVRLGMIDNEIIVNPTRRQIQDSILNLIITAAKQNLIIMLEGSANEILEQQLRKAIKLGVKECQSIVAAITNLQKTCGKTKRVLETSEQQQDDSLNSSVRELSEAKLQDIFSNHTHDKISRDNAVNDLRNNVIEILRNDNADLDVKLAESIFGKVVKDVFRTLILEKGVRCDGRPMDGIRDISCQVDLFNPLHGSALFQRGQTQVMCAVTLDSLQSALKMDTISMLISGMKEKNFFLHYEFPPYATNETGHASRAGRRELGHGALAEKALRPVLPKDYPFTIRLTSEVLESNGSSSMATVCGGSLALLDAGIPISSPTAGVAIGLVTKCNETNTNIENYKILTDILGIEDYLGDMDFKIAGTKRGFTALQADIKISGVPLKIIMECIQQATNAKLQIIKTMNTVIREPRQTRKDKMPVVDNLEVPIHQRGKFLGIGGMNLKKILLETGVHIYPHDENTYSIFAPNEDAMTEAKEMIENVLQKDREPILEFGAIYTAKIVEIRETGVMVTLYNNMIPTLLPNSQLDQRKILHPSALSLEVGQDIQVKYFGRDPVSGQIRISRKVLQKPTLTPKTLHRDDATEKT is encoded by the exons ATGATAGCACTTACGTGTTTTAGGTTACCAAAGTACCGTAGATCGGTGTTTTTGacgtttaaaaatttacgtaaaaatggAAATGTGTGTTACGTCAGGTTTAGCAGTGCAAGTGACAAGAATGTCGGTACAGAAACTGTCACGTTGTCTGATGG CAAGCATCTCCACTTCTCTACAGGCAGGTATGCACGTTTCGCTGATGGTTGCGCAGTTGCATCTTTGGGAGACACTTCTGTCATGGTTACGGCAGTCTGTCAGCGTCAGTCTTCCACCTCCTCGTTCCTGCCACTCGTCGTGGACTACAGGCAGAAGGCGGCGGCGGCTGGTCGCATACCGACCAACTTCCTGCGAAGGGAACTTGGCCCAAGCGAGCACGAGATCCTTACCAGCAGGGTCATTGATCGATCCATAAGACCATTGTTCCCAGAAGGGTTCTACTTCAACACTCAGATAATGTGCAACATGCTGGCCATCGACGGTATGAACGACCCCGACGTGATCGCCATTAACGGCGCCTCCGCGGCTCTCAGCGTTTCTGACATTCCGTGGAATGGCCCTGTGGGCGCCGTCAGACTCGGTATGATTGACAATGAGATAATAGTCAATCCTACCAGACGTCAAATTCAGGACAGTATATTGAATCTTATTATCACCGCGGCCAAACAAAATCTAATTATCATGCTGGAAGGTTCAGCCAATGAGATACTGGAGCAACAGTTGAGAAAGGCGATAAAGCTCGGTGTCAAGGAGTGCCAGAGTATCGTGGCAGCAATAACAAATTTGCAGAAGACGTGCGGCAAAACGAAAAGAGTACTCGAAACTAGCGAGCAACAACAGGACGATAGTTTGAATAGTTCCGTGAGAGAACTCTCTGAAGCAAAGCTGCAGGACATATTTTCGAATCATACGCATGATAAAATATCGAGAGATAACGCAGTTAACGATCTCAGAAATAATGTTATCGAGATATTGCGAAACGATAACGCAGATTTGGATGTTAAACTGGCGGAAAGTATCTTTGGGAAAGTTGTTAAAGACGTATTCAGGACGTTGATTTTAGAGAAGGGAGTCAG ATGCGATGGTCGTCCAATGGATGGCATACGCGACATATCGTGCCAAGTAGACCTTTTCAACCCTCTTCATGGTTCGGCTTTATTTCAAAGGGGTCAGACCCAGGTCATGTGCGCCGTTACTTTGGACTCTTTGCAAAGTGCACTTAAAATGGACACCATTTCAATGTTGATTAG CGGCATGAAGGAGAAGAACTTCTTTCTTCACTACGAATTTCCACCTTATGCAACTAACGAAACGGGACACGCGAGTCGAGCGGGTCGCCGAGAATTGGGACATGGCGCTTTGGCGGAGAAAGCCTTGCGGCCGGTACTTCCAAAGGATTATCCGTTCACTATAAGACTGACTAGTGAAGTTCTAGAATCAAATG GTTCCTCCTCAATGGCTACCGTCTGCGGTGGAAGTTTGGCACTGCTTGATGCAGGTATACCAATATCTTCGCCTACGGCTGGCGTGGCTATTGGCCTTGTGACTAAATGTAATGAGACCAATACAAATATTGAGAACTACAAGATACTGACCGATATATTG GGAATTGAGGATTACCTTGGGGACATGGATTTCAAAATAGCAGGTACCAAGCGAGGATTCACTGCGCTGCAGGCCGATATAAAGATATCAGGAGttcctttaaaaattataatggagTGCATACAGCAAGCAACAAATgctaaattgcaaataattaagaCTATGAACACGGTAATACGGGAACCGCGACAAACAAGGAAGGACAAGATGCCGGTGGTCGATAACTTAGAAGTTCCTATTCATCAAAGAGGAAAGTTTCTTGGAATTGGTGGAATGAACCTGAAGAAAATACTTTTGGAAACCGGAGTGCac ATATATCCACACGATGAGAACACCTACTCGATATTTGCGCCCAACGAAGACGCGATGACCGAGGCCAAAGAAATGATAGAGAACGTTTTGCAAAAGGATCGTGAGCCGATTTTGGAGTTTGGCGCCATTTATACTGCGAAAATAGTGGAGATTCGGGAAACCGGGGTCATGGTGACGTTATATAACAACATGATACCGACATTACTACCCAATTCTCAATTAGATCAGCGTAAAATCTTGCATCCTAGCGCTCTATCACTTGAAGTCGGTCAAGACATACAAGTCAAATATTTCGGACGAGATCCAGTGTCCGGACAGATAAGGATATCGCGAAAGGTACTGCAAAAACCGACTTTGACTCCGAAAACTTTGCATCGCGATGACGCGACGGAAAAAACGTGA
- the LOC105202217 gene encoding polyribonucleotide nucleotidyltransferase 1, mitochondrial isoform X2, with translation MVTAVCQRQSSTSSFLPLVVDYRQKAAAAGRIPTNFLRRELGPSEHEILTSRVIDRSIRPLFPEGFYFNTQIMCNMLAIDGMNDPDVIAINGASAALSVSDIPWNGPVGAVRLGMIDNEIIVNPTRRQIQDSILNLIITAAKQNLIIMLEGSANEILEQQLRKAIKLGVKECQSIVAAITNLQKTCGKTKRVLETSEQQQDDSLNSSVRELSEAKLQDIFSNHTHDKISRDNAVNDLRNNVIEILRNDNADLDVKLAESIFGKVVKDVFRTLILEKGVRCDGRPMDGIRDISCQVDLFNPLHGSALFQRGQTQVMCAVTLDSLQSALKMDTISMLISGMKEKNFFLHYEFPPYATNETGHASRAGRRELGHGALAEKALRPVLPKDYPFTIRLTSEVLESNGSSSMATVCGGSLALLDAGIPISSPTAGVAIGLVTKCNETNTNIENYKILTDILGIEDYLGDMDFKIAGTKRGFTALQADIKISGVPLKIIMECIQQATNAKLQIIKTMNTVIREPRQTRKDKMPVVDNLEVPIHQRGKFLGIGGMNLKKILLETGVHIYPHDENTYSIFAPNEDAMTEAKEMIENVLQKDREPILEFGAIYTAKIVEIRETGVMVTLYNNMIPTLLPNSQLDQRKILHPSALSLEVGQDIQVKYFGRDPVSGQIRISRKVLQKPTLTPKTLHRDDATEKT, from the exons ATGGTTACGGCAGTCTGTCAGCGTCAGTCTTCCACCTCCTCGTTCCTGCCACTCGTCGTGGACTACAGGCAGAAGGCGGCGGCGGCTGGTCGCATACCGACCAACTTCCTGCGAAGGGAACTTGGCCCAAGCGAGCACGAGATCCTTACCAGCAGGGTCATTGATCGATCCATAAGACCATTGTTCCCAGAAGGGTTCTACTTCAACACTCAGATAATGTGCAACATGCTGGCCATCGACGGTATGAACGACCCCGACGTGATCGCCATTAACGGCGCCTCCGCGGCTCTCAGCGTTTCTGACATTCCGTGGAATGGCCCTGTGGGCGCCGTCAGACTCGGTATGATTGACAATGAGATAATAGTCAATCCTACCAGACGTCAAATTCAGGACAGTATATTGAATCTTATTATCACCGCGGCCAAACAAAATCTAATTATCATGCTGGAAGGTTCAGCCAATGAGATACTGGAGCAACAGTTGAGAAAGGCGATAAAGCTCGGTGTCAAGGAGTGCCAGAGTATCGTGGCAGCAATAACAAATTTGCAGAAGACGTGCGGCAAAACGAAAAGAGTACTCGAAACTAGCGAGCAACAACAGGACGATAGTTTGAATAGTTCCGTGAGAGAACTCTCTGAAGCAAAGCTGCAGGACATATTTTCGAATCATACGCATGATAAAATATCGAGAGATAACGCAGTTAACGATCTCAGAAATAATGTTATCGAGATATTGCGAAACGATAACGCAGATTTGGATGTTAAACTGGCGGAAAGTATCTTTGGGAAAGTTGTTAAAGACGTATTCAGGACGTTGATTTTAGAGAAGGGAGTCAG ATGCGATGGTCGTCCAATGGATGGCATACGCGACATATCGTGCCAAGTAGACCTTTTCAACCCTCTTCATGGTTCGGCTTTATTTCAAAGGGGTCAGACCCAGGTCATGTGCGCCGTTACTTTGGACTCTTTGCAAAGTGCACTTAAAATGGACACCATTTCAATGTTGATTAG CGGCATGAAGGAGAAGAACTTCTTTCTTCACTACGAATTTCCACCTTATGCAACTAACGAAACGGGACACGCGAGTCGAGCGGGTCGCCGAGAATTGGGACATGGCGCTTTGGCGGAGAAAGCCTTGCGGCCGGTACTTCCAAAGGATTATCCGTTCACTATAAGACTGACTAGTGAAGTTCTAGAATCAAATG GTTCCTCCTCAATGGCTACCGTCTGCGGTGGAAGTTTGGCACTGCTTGATGCAGGTATACCAATATCTTCGCCTACGGCTGGCGTGGCTATTGGCCTTGTGACTAAATGTAATGAGACCAATACAAATATTGAGAACTACAAGATACTGACCGATATATTG GGAATTGAGGATTACCTTGGGGACATGGATTTCAAAATAGCAGGTACCAAGCGAGGATTCACTGCGCTGCAGGCCGATATAAAGATATCAGGAGttcctttaaaaattataatggagTGCATACAGCAAGCAACAAATgctaaattgcaaataattaagaCTATGAACACGGTAATACGGGAACCGCGACAAACAAGGAAGGACAAGATGCCGGTGGTCGATAACTTAGAAGTTCCTATTCATCAAAGAGGAAAGTTTCTTGGAATTGGTGGAATGAACCTGAAGAAAATACTTTTGGAAACCGGAGTGCac ATATATCCACACGATGAGAACACCTACTCGATATTTGCGCCCAACGAAGACGCGATGACCGAGGCCAAAGAAATGATAGAGAACGTTTTGCAAAAGGATCGTGAGCCGATTTTGGAGTTTGGCGCCATTTATACTGCGAAAATAGTGGAGATTCGGGAAACCGGGGTCATGGTGACGTTATATAACAACATGATACCGACATTACTACCCAATTCTCAATTAGATCAGCGTAAAATCTTGCATCCTAGCGCTCTATCACTTGAAGTCGGTCAAGACATACAAGTCAAATATTTCGGACGAGATCCAGTGTCCGGACAGATAAGGATATCGCGAAAGGTACTGCAAAAACCGACTTTGACTCCGAAAACTTTGCATCGCGATGACGCGACGGAAAAAACGTGA
- the LOC120356865 gene encoding leucine-rich repeat-containing G-protein coupled receptor 4-like gives MKSILILFVLMLFFAVSNSQQTNIKSISINSQEYVNEHHVKITSKEKNNCEMSEALNLDEMALNEIKSNIIKSEAIRHVSLHNNRLKKVPHNILDQVPHLSCLNLSRNSINVYKNNVIRHLNLRVLDLSYQDSEDTNNTSEPEIFEETEVINNGVTLDANMNKYTFNSTNIRLSNLEYLDLSGNDICCFLWDFHLSFPKLIRLDLMNVNAQTVYQNFFEKIPTSLQILHLENNYLQNVTLQNLAEITALYLDGNPLENLIIKSTTLRILSLSNCTKLSAFEGRDLPYLQELDLSKNNFNDASPFYLYFSSLRRLVLDYNELTNIPVLHNSQLNELSVRYNRIKQIQPNSFRNLRTMTKLSLEGNRIDNIDKNTFSGLEKLEYLDLSENQLSHLPTDWAWPLKKLKYLNVNSNKFASISEMGAYSIFSLKHLFVVNNTFTKVSTLEIEPLPDFITIYLL, from the coding sequence atgAAGTCCATTTTAATTCTGTTTGTGTTAATGCTATTCTTTGCTGTAAGCAATTCACagcaaacaaatattaaaagtatatcgATTAATTCACAAGAATATGTGAACGAACATCATGTAAAGATAAccagtaaagaaaaaaataattgtgaaatgtCGGAAGCACTCAATTTGGATGAAATGGCTTTGAacgaaattaaaagtaatataattaaaagtgaagCTATACGCCACGTATCGCTGCATAATAATCGTTTAAAAAAGGTCCCTCACAACATTTTGGATCAAGTGCCACATTTATCGTGCCTGAATTTATCTCGTAACAGCATAAAcgtctataaaaataatgtgattCGACATTTGAATCTTCGAGTATTGGATTTGAGCTATCAGGACAGCGAAGATACTAACAATACATCGGAACCAGAAATTTTCGAAGAAACTGAAGTCATAAATAATGGAGTGACGCTAGACGCTAATATGAACAAATATACTTTTAACAGCACTAATATAAGATTGTCAAATTTAGAATACCTCGATTTAAGCGGAAATGATATATGCTGTTTTTTGTGGGATTTTCACTTGTCGTTCCCAAAATTAATACGGCTAGATTTAATGAACGTTAATGCTCAAActgtatatcaaaatttttttgaaaaaattccgACAAGTTTGCAAATTCTTCACCTGGAGAATAATTATCTTCAAAATGTGACATTGCAAAACTTAGCTGAAATTACTGCTTTGTATTTGGACGGAAATCCCttagaaaatttgataataaaatcaaCGACGTTGCGAATATTATCTTTGTCTAATTGTACAAAATTAAGCGCTTTTGAAGGACGAGATCTTCCGTATTTGCAGGAACttgatttatcgaaaaataattttaatgatgcgtccccattttatttgtatttttcgtCATTGCGTAGGCTGGTATTAGATTATAATGAGCTAACAAATATTCCTGTTTTACACAATTCGCAATTGAATGAGTTATCTGTTCGTTATAATAGGATCAAACAGATTCAACCGAACAGCTTCAGGAATCTCAGAACCATGACAAAATTATCATTGGAAGGAAATAGGATAgataatattgacaaaaatacCTTTTCAGGCTTGGAAAAATTGGAATATTTAGATTTATCTGAAAATCAGCTAAGTCATTTGCCTACTGACTGGGCATGGCCTTTGAAAaagctgaaatatttaaatgtaaattcgAATAAATTTGCAAGCATCTCTGAAATGGGAgcttattcaatattttcactGAAACACTTATTTGTAGTGAATAATACCTTTACAAAAGTATCGACCCTTGAAATAGAACCCTTGCCAGACTTCATAACAATTTACTTACTCTAA
- the LOC105202267 gene encoding leucine-rich repeat-containing protein 15 gives MAPGHKFIIFFLFTIIYLAKTEHNRHNTRDDPDLWTTQKTGGSVYRYPSYSPVTIPPHLPETDPTPRPYPRVTDSTPRPYYRVTNLTESPYNPPINCVRHDHDFSFINVGLQKIGPDFIKSTDTIRLSLNSNNISDISPSAFRNIKNLKYLDLSGNRIPKEKLLLLAKTENLQTLIINNNNDSHNPATDTMKEYNVFPNMKHLHLSSNQLRNFQVHFYLAMPYLTHLHLNNNSISSSDAVFENIPATLIQLHLNKNSIDRVKKDKLRSLQELSMDNNVITQVCFENCQDTSISLKGATEMQNLFLSKNLISEITLDAFTDTRSLSTLDLSGNKIADIAKGTFNNINYISNLSLANNILATVPDVCSIFYIVNLDLSGNRISAIHSDAFCAHLRNLEYLHLSNNVITTIEARAFRSLEKLKYLDLSGNRLRQLPAHWIYSSYVQELHLERNNFTNLDSISLIHIKTLSDVYLDENPMPILNTQSFQVLPGHLRVHLKNVRIQDECECQCENDNEDNDDDAEYKDENDARDDNKNDGDKSSYEKSSWSF, from the exons atgGCGCCGggtcataaatttataatttttttcctgtttACCATCATATATTTAGCAAAAACTGAACACAACAGACATAACACACGAGATGATCCCGATTTGTGGACTACTCAAAAAACAGGAGGAAGCGTGTATCGATATCCTTCATATTCTCCTGTTACAATTCCACCACATCTTCCTGAGACAGATCCAACTCCTAGACCCTATCCTCGTGTGACAGATTCAACTCCTAGACCCTATTATCGTGTGACAAATCTAACTGAGTCTCCTTATAACCCACCAATTAACTGTGTTCGGCACGATCACGACTTCAGTTTCATTAACGTTGGTCTTCAAAAAATCGGTCCGGACTTCATCAAGAGCACCGACACTATTCGCCTTAGTCTCAATAGCAATAACATAAGCGATATTTCACCATCCGCCTTTCGCAATATAAAGAACCTGAAGTATCTGGATCTTTCCGGGAATCGAATTCCGAAAGAAAAGTTATTACTGTTGGCCAAAACCGAAAATCTGCAgacattgattattaacaacaataatgATTCTCATAATCCCGCTACAGACACCATGAAAGAATATAACGTTTTTCCAAACATGAAACATCTGCACCTGTCCAGTAATCAATTACGGAATTTTCAAGTGCATTTTTATCTAGCAATGCCCTACTTGACGCACTTACATCTGAACAATAACAGCATCAGTTCCAGTGATGCAGTATTTGAAAATATTCCGGCAACGTTGATTCAACTTCATCTAAACAAAAATTCTATTGACCGAGTCAAAAAAGATAAACTCAG AAGTTTGCAAGAACTCAGTATGGACAATAACGTCATCACCCAAGTATGCTTTGAGAACTGTCAAGACACATCCATATCATTGAAAGGCGCTACCGAAATGCAGAATCTGTTTTTATCCAAGAATCTGATCTCAGAGATAACACTCGATGCCTTCACTGACACGAGAAGCCTGTCGACGTTAGATCTATCGGGCAACAAGATCGCTGACATAGCCAAGGgcacatttaataatattaactacATAAGTAATCTTTCACTGGCTAACAACATTCTTGCCACCGTACCGGACGTGTGCTCGATATTCTACATCGTGAATCTGGATCTGTCTGGGAATCGCATCAGCGCTATTCATTCCGACGCTTTCTGCGCCCACCTGCGAAATCTGGAATACTTACATTTATCAAACAACGTTATAACCACAATTGAAGCCCGGGCTTTCCGTAGTCTCGAGAAACTGAAGTATCTGGACCTCTCCGGAAATCGCCTTAGGCAACTACCGGCGCATTGGATATACTCGTCGTACGTCCAGGAGCTGCATCTAGAACGAAACAACTTTACCAACCTAGACAGTATATCGCTGATCCACATTAAGACGTTGAGCGATGTTTATCTCGATGAAAACCCCATGCCAATACTGAACACACAATCTTTCCAAGTCCTTCCAGGACATTTGAGAGTGCACTTGAAGAATGTACGTATTCAGGACGAATGCGAGTGCCAATGTGAGAATGATAACGaggataacgatgatgatgctGAATATAAGGATGAAAACGATGCTAGGGATGATAATAAGAATGATGGCGATAAGTCTTCATACGAAAAATCGTCTTGGTCTTTTTAA